The following coding sequences are from one Desulfovibrio psychrotolerans window:
- a CDS encoding beta-barrel assembly-enhancing protease, with the protein MNKPSAGTVSAARRTALGFCARRCGRLLLCLTLVCATLLMPVQSGNADIRDLFGDFTLKDEMELGRKFSVLIKSRMPIIEDPEVVNYIAEIIDRLKASMRPHPYTFEASVLLDNSMNAFAVPGGYLFINTGMLLNLENESDLAGILAHELAHITQQHIASRLAKAKKTQLLGLAGALAGILLGGDSNMQGGLAVGSIAAAQTAMLNYSRQDERDADQMGLIYLVGGGYPPQGMLGGFEAIRKRRWQMGSTMPAYLSTHPDIDERLQYLSDRIRALPEEIRARTEDNSRFRRIQTLIRARYTDPKVALLHFDNTDTQQDCISLMGRGITLSRLNRVTEAADSFERALTCGPRDHLISREAGTFHYLKGDLNRAGSLLQKAILLNPRDFMAFFYYARLLGDKGDINGAANYFEEMLVHLPEDPEIHYYYGRLLGQNRRLFKAHLHLAYSALYKNDKKKTQYHLGLARSNAATPEDKEALERFDLRHAERAEFWNKD; encoded by the coding sequence ATGAACAAGCCGTCCGCCGGAACCGTGTCCGCAGCACGCCGCACCGCCCTTGGGTTCTGCGCGCGCCGTTGCGGACGGCTTTTGCTGTGCCTGACTTTGGTGTGCGCAACACTGCTTATGCCGGTGCAGTCCGGCAATGCGGATATCCGCGACCTGTTTGGCGACTTCACCCTCAAAGACGAGATGGAACTGGGCCGCAAGTTCAGCGTGCTGATCAAATCGCGCATGCCTATCATTGAAGACCCGGAGGTGGTCAACTACATCGCCGAGATTATTGACCGGCTGAAAGCCTCCATGCGGCCACATCCCTACACGTTTGAGGCCAGCGTTCTGCTGGACAACTCCATGAACGCCTTTGCCGTTCCCGGCGGCTACCTGTTCATAAACACCGGCATGCTGCTCAATCTGGAAAATGAGTCGGACCTTGCAGGTATTCTGGCGCACGAACTGGCGCACATTACCCAGCAGCATATTGCCAGCCGCCTTGCCAAAGCGAAGAAGACGCAACTGCTTGGTCTTGCGGGTGCTCTGGCAGGGATTCTGCTGGGAGGCGACAGCAACATGCAGGGCGGGCTTGCCGTGGGATCCATCGCGGCGGCTCAGACGGCCATGCTCAACTACAGCCGACAGGATGAACGCGACGCGGACCAGATGGGACTTATCTATCTGGTGGGCGGCGGGTATCCTCCGCAGGGCATGCTCGGCGGATTTGAAGCCATCCGTAAACGGCGCTGGCAGATGGGCTCCACCATGCCCGCCTATCTGAGCACCCACCCGGATATTGACGAGCGTCTGCAGTATCTTTCTGACCGCATACGCGCCCTGCCGGAAGAAATCCGCGCACGCACGGAAGACAACAGCCGCTTCAGGCGCATACAGACGCTCATACGCGCCCGTTACACAGACCCCAAAGTGGCTCTGCTGCATTTTGACAATACCGATACCCAGCAGGACTGCATAAGCCTGATGGGCCGGGGCATTACGCTTTCGCGGCTGAACCGGGTGACAGAGGCGGCGGATTCCTTTGAAAGGGCTCTGACATGCGGCCCGCGTGACCATCTTATCTCCCGCGAGGCGGGCACCTTCCACTATCTTAAAGGAGACCTGAACCGGGCGGGCAGCCTGCTGCAAAAAGCCATTCTGCTTAACCCGCGCGACTTCATGGCGTTTTTCTATTACGCACGACTTCTGGGCGACAAGGGCGACATAAACGGCGCTGCGAACTACTTTGAAGAAATGCTTGTGCACCTGCCTGAAGACCCTGAAATTCACTATTACTACGGGCGGCTTCTCGGACAGAACAGGCGACTGTTCAAGGCGCACCTGCACCTTGCATACAGTGCCCTGTACAAGAACGATAAAAAGAAAACACAATACCATTTAGGCCTTGCACGCAGCAACGCGGCCACCCCGGAAGACAAGGAAGCGCTGGAACGGTTTGACCTGCGCCACGCCGAGCGGGCTGAGTTCTGGAACAAGGATTAG
- a CDS encoding homocysteine S-methyltransferase family protein, producing MLDFRRALHEGRFLFFDGGMGTMLQARGLPAGVSPEMWCLSNPDVLKGIHLDYARAGADVLTTNTFGGTRYKMPAGTDIVGFNRAMAHAARRAAQEAGRPVFVAGSVGPTGHFLRPLGDVDFHELVDAFKEQMRGLVEGGVDLILLETHFDIAELRAAVVAAREVCDLPVGASMTFENGVSLTGSAPDVFVETAVNMGVDLVATNCSAGPEQMVAVVEHMLAVSSVPVLVMPNAGLPELDAAGNTVFRLNPASFAEQTRRFAEMGVRCMGGCCGTTPDHIAALKQAVADVPCQPVRAPQAGMAVTSRAALVHFGERHPVRIIGERINPTGKKQLIAELQNGQFTTCMMFVQEQVDCHAPLLDVNVGAPMVDETVLLPELVGRIVSQYPVPLVLDTSNMDALENALAMYPASPLVNSISGEPGRLERLGPLCRKFGAPFILLPLKGRKLPVAAPERIAIIEELLAQADALGIPRRLIMVDVLALAVSSKAEAAKACLETIRHCTRELGLPTTIGLSNISFGLPARGLLNSTFLAMAAAEGLSSCIAHPGNARIRETLAAAEVLLGRDANAAQFIADYAEWKPGNATVAGGGAVFTGAAATAYEAVVKGDKDNVVELVRKELEGGKTAFEVVNGMLIPAITEVGGKYERKEYFLPQLLRSAETMQHGFAFLRPMLEESGESGVKPTIVMATVEGDIHDIGKNIVCLMLGNHGFNVVDLGKDVKAQAIVDAAEKHGAGIIGLSALMTTTMVRMQDTVDLLRERGLDHIKVMVGGAVVTQAFADAIGAHGYSVDAVSAVRIAQSFAAAP from the coding sequence GTGCTTGATTTCAGACGGGCCTTACACGAAGGGCGTTTTCTGTTTTTTGACGGTGGTATGGGAACCATGCTGCAGGCAAGGGGCTTGCCTGCGGGCGTGAGCCCGGAAATGTGGTGTCTGTCCAACCCGGATGTGCTTAAGGGTATCCATCTGGACTACGCCCGCGCCGGGGCCGATGTACTCACCACAAACACCTTTGGCGGCACCCGCTACAAAATGCCTGCGGGAACGGATATCGTCGGGTTCAACCGCGCCATGGCCCACGCCGCGCGCCGCGCTGCGCAGGAGGCTGGCCGTCCGGTGTTCGTGGCGGGCAGTGTCGGGCCCACAGGGCATTTCCTCAGGCCGCTCGGCGATGTGGACTTCCATGAACTGGTGGATGCCTTCAAGGAACAGATGCGCGGTCTGGTGGAAGGCGGGGTGGACCTCATCCTTCTGGAAACCCACTTTGACATCGCGGAACTGCGCGCCGCCGTTGTTGCCGCACGCGAGGTCTGCGACCTGCCCGTGGGCGCGTCCATGACCTTTGAAAACGGCGTAAGCCTTACGGGCAGCGCGCCGGACGTGTTCGTGGAAACGGCGGTCAACATGGGAGTGGACCTTGTGGCCACCAACTGCAGCGCCGGCCCCGAGCAGATGGTCGCCGTGGTGGAACACATGCTGGCTGTCTCTTCCGTCCCCGTGCTGGTCATGCCTAACGCCGGACTGCCGGAACTGGATGCGGCGGGCAACACTGTCTTCAGGCTCAACCCGGCATCCTTTGCGGAGCAGACCAGACGCTTTGCGGAAATGGGCGTGCGCTGTATGGGCGGATGCTGCGGCACCACGCCGGATCATATCGCCGCGCTCAAGCAGGCCGTTGCGGATGTGCCGTGTCAGCCCGTGCGTGCGCCGCAGGCGGGAATGGCGGTCACATCCCGCGCTGCGCTGGTCCATTTCGGCGAGCGGCATCCCGTGCGCATCATCGGCGAGCGCATTAACCCCACGGGCAAGAAGCAGCTTATCGCGGAATTGCAGAACGGCCAGTTCACCACCTGCATGATGTTCGTACAGGAACAGGTCGATTGTCATGCGCCGCTGCTGGACGTGAACGTGGGCGCACCCATGGTGGATGAAACAGTGCTCCTGCCGGAACTTGTGGGCCGCATTGTTTCACAGTATCCCGTGCCGCTGGTGCTGGACACCTCGAACATGGACGCTCTGGAAAACGCTCTCGCCATGTATCCCGCTTCGCCCCTTGTGAACTCCATCAGCGGCGAACCGGGGCGCTTGGAGCGGCTCGGCCCGCTCTGCCGCAAGTTCGGCGCGCCGTTCATCCTGCTGCCCCTCAAGGGCCGCAAGCTGCCCGTGGCGGCGCCTGAACGTATTGCCATCATAGAAGAACTGCTCGCGCAGGCAGACGCGCTGGGTATTCCGCGCCGTCTCATCATGGTGGACGTGCTGGCGCTGGCGGTTTCTTCCAAGGCAGAGGCCGCCAAGGCGTGTCTGGAAACCATCCGCCATTGCACGCGGGAACTGGGGCTGCCCACTACCATCGGGCTTTCGAACATTTCCTTCGGCCTTCCTGCGCGCGGTCTGCTGAACAGCACCTTCCTCGCCATGGCGGCTGCGGAAGGGCTTTCCTCCTGCATCGCGCACCCCGGCAACGCGCGTATCCGCGAAACGCTTGCCGCAGCAGAAGTACTGCTGGGCCGCGATGCCAACGCCGCTCAGTTCATCGCCGATTATGCGGAATGGAAACCGGGCAACGCCACGGTTGCGGGTGGAGGAGCCGTCTTTACTGGTGCCGCTGCCACCGCATACGAGGCAGTGGTGAAGGGAGACAAGGACAACGTGGTGGAACTGGTCCGCAAGGAGCTGGAAGGGGGCAAAACCGCGTTCGAAGTGGTGAACGGAATGCTCATCCCTGCCATAACCGAAGTGGGCGGAAAATATGAGCGCAAGGAGTACTTCCTGCCTCAACTGCTGCGTTCGGCAGAGACCATGCAGCACGGGTTCGCCTTCCTCAGGCCCATGCTGGAGGAGTCTGGTGAATCAGGCGTAAAACCCACCATAGTCATGGCAACGGTGGAGGGCGATATCCACGATATAGGCAAAAATATCGTCTGCCTCATGCTCGGCAATCACGGTTTCAACGTGGTGGACCTCGGCAAGGACGTGAAGGCGCAGGCCATCGTGGACGCCGCCGAAAAACATGGTGCCGGCATCATCGGCCTTTCCGCCCTCATGACCACCACCATGGTGCGCATGCAGGATACCGTAGACCTTTTGCGCGAGCGTGGACTCGACCACATCAAGGTCATGGTAGGCGGCGCCGTGGTTACACAGGCCTTTGCGGACGCCATAGGAGCCCACGGCTATTCCGTGGACGCCGTTTCCGCAGTACGGATCGCGCAGTCATTTGCCGCTGCACCATAG
- the rpiB gene encoding ribose 5-phosphate isomerase B yields MSKKVIIGSDHAGFALKEVLVRHLESLGYTVSDAGPESAQSCDYPVFARKVCDMVLAEEVPGILICGTGIGMSMAANRQPGIRAALCTNEFHARATRQHNNANVLCLGERVTGPGVAMELARIFLETPFEGGRHQRRIDIFEGN; encoded by the coding sequence ATGTCCAAGAAAGTGATCATCGGCTCGGACCACGCGGGTTTTGCACTCAAGGAAGTGCTCGTGCGGCACCTTGAGTCACTCGGATACACCGTTTCCGATGCCGGTCCCGAATCGGCCCAGAGCTGCGACTACCCCGTCTTTGCCCGCAAGGTGTGCGATATGGTGCTGGCGGAAGAGGTTCCCGGCATTCTTATCTGCGGCACAGGCATAGGCATGTCCATGGCAGCCAACAGGCAGCCGGGTATACGCGCCGCCCTGTGCACAAACGAATTCCATGCCCGGGCCACCCGCCAGCACAACAACGCCAACGTGCTCTGCCTTGGCGAGCGCGTGACCGGCCCCGGCGTTGCCATGGAACTTGCCCGCATTTTTCTGGAAACCCCCTTTGAGGGGGGCCGCCACCAGCGACGAATCGATATCTTTGAAGGAAACTGA
- a CDS encoding tetratricopeptide repeat protein: MTARSSSRLMRNTAACALICLSLAATACVRQPTMSPKPAEPETQAAPPDSGQKLTMTPEAAQVYYYLMLDEAARNNDLRAGGRAIGQLLQLDPGVPVFLDAARFYGLRKEITLARDIAKMGLEKFPDHFDLTVLLAETYLEENRIDEAVGILRDLITRNPESADARLHLGQVLLAHDRFAEAADLLAAPSAIRSGPLTRYYLSRAYINLKKFRDAERELKAAVKSNSDFVEAWAELAFLYEVMKDYVAAEKTYERIIELGQAGQEVWLRLIALNIKLNRPDKALSIAKNGPEETGFHLQAATAFMEEGFNEHARELLEPLADQNNPPAEVFFHLALIAFSVDKDFARAVDLLENIPEHSPLWAKSARFRAQLLYEVDRKDEALQIVTQGRTSDPGDREFWDMEVDMLASMQLFDEAHATLDEALARWSDDPELLFSKGSIYDLAGDKERAFQTMERVITIDPENPQALNYVGYTLADKGLNLERALVLIETALKQEPDKAYIVDSLAWVHYRLGNLEEAWEAINRCLSLGVEDPTIWEHYGDIAKAMGRKAEARKGYREALKMNPGNADEIKKKLQEK, from the coding sequence ATGACAGCACGCTCCTCTTCACGCCTGATGCGCAACACCGCCGCATGCGCATTGATCTGCCTGAGCCTTGCGGCGACCGCATGCGTTCGCCAGCCGACCATGTCGCCTAAGCCTGCGGAGCCTGAAACACAGGCGGCTCCTCCCGATTCCGGTCAGAAGCTGACCATGACGCCTGAAGCCGCGCAGGTTTACTACTACCTCATGCTGGACGAGGCGGCCCGCAACAACGATCTGCGCGCCGGCGGAAGGGCTATCGGGCAGTTGCTGCAACTGGACCCCGGTGTTCCGGTATTTCTGGATGCTGCGCGCTTTTACGGACTGCGCAAGGAGATTACCCTTGCCCGCGACATAGCCAAAATGGGGCTGGAGAAATTTCCTGACCACTTTGATCTGACAGTGCTGCTGGCGGAAACCTATCTGGAAGAAAACCGCATTGACGAGGCGGTGGGGATTTTGCGGGACCTCATAACCCGCAACCCCGAATCGGCCGACGCCCGGCTGCATCTGGGACAGGTACTTCTGGCCCATGACCGTTTCGCCGAAGCGGCGGACCTTCTGGCCGCACCATCTGCCATCCGTTCCGGCCCGCTTACCCGGTACTACCTGTCGCGCGCCTACATTAACCTTAAGAAATTCAGGGATGCTGAGCGCGAACTAAAGGCCGCTGTAAAATCCAACAGCGACTTTGTGGAGGCTTGGGCTGAACTGGCTTTTCTGTATGAGGTGATGAAGGACTACGTCGCTGCGGAAAAGACCTATGAGCGCATCATCGAGCTTGGTCAGGCAGGGCAGGAAGTGTGGCTGCGGCTCATTGCCCTGAACATAAAGCTGAACAGGCCCGACAAAGCACTTTCCATAGCCAAGAACGGGCCGGAAGAGACGGGTTTTCATCTGCAGGCGGCAACAGCGTTCATGGAGGAAGGATTCAACGAACACGCCAGGGAGCTGCTCGAACCGCTTGCCGACCAGAACAATCCGCCCGCCGAGGTCTTTTTTCATCTCGCACTCATAGCCTTTTCGGTGGACAAGGATTTTGCACGGGCCGTGGATCTGCTGGAGAACATACCGGAGCACAGCCCGCTGTGGGCTAAAAGTGCCCGTTTCCGCGCACAGCTGCTCTATGAGGTGGACCGCAAGGACGAAGCGTTGCAGATAGTGACGCAGGGACGGACCTCTGACCCCGGCGACAGAGAATTCTGGGACATGGAAGTGGACATGCTCGCCTCCATGCAATTGTTTGACGAGGCCCACGCCACTCTGGATGAGGCCCTTGCCCGATGGTCCGATGACCCGGAACTGCTTTTCTCCAAGGGGTCAATTTACGACCTTGCCGGGGACAAGGAGCGAGCCTTTCAGACCATGGAGCGGGTTATCACCATAGACCCGGAAAATCCGCAGGCCCTGAATTACGTGGGATACACACTGGCGGACAAGGGACTGAACCTTGAGCGCGCCCTTGTGCTCATTGAGACTGCGCTCAAGCAGGAACCGGACAAGGCGTACATTGTGGATTCCCTTGCCTGGGTACATTACCGGCTGGGTAATCTGGAAGAGGCATGGGAAGCCATTAACCGCTGTCTCTCGCTTGGCGTGGAAGACCCCACCATATGGGAACACTATGGCGATATTGCCAAGGCCATGGGCCGGAAGGCAGAAGCCCGTAAGGGATACCGGGAAGCTTTGAAGATGAACCCGGGAAATGCCGATGAAATCAAGAAGAAACTTCAGGAAAAATAG
- a CDS encoding TlpA family protein disulfide reductase produces MYPTYCSEGSVQARRGLFSRWATLLCALAFMLVLGAGCAQAEKEAVTAVEEISATDLLTKIRAERGKVVVVNFFASWCPPCKVEVPELIRLRNEVSEEHMVLLGVSVDENPSELQAMVARAGFNYPVFRAKQDLPPVFNISSIPRLLIYDTRGALVVDHVGVADQAALSAKVDELKRNN; encoded by the coding sequence ATGTATCCTACCTATTGTTCAGAAGGCTCTGTGCAGGCCCGCAGGGGACTTTTTTCCCGGTGGGCAACCCTGCTGTGCGCACTTGCGTTTATGCTGGTTCTGGGAGCCGGTTGCGCGCAGGCGGAAAAAGAGGCCGTAACCGCGGTGGAAGAGATTTCAGCCACCGACCTGCTCACCAAAATCCGGGCAGAGCGCGGCAAGGTTGTGGTGGTGAATTTTTTTGCTTCGTGGTGCCCCCCCTGCAAGGTGGAAGTACCGGAGCTTATACGCCTGCGCAATGAAGTCAGCGAGGAACATATGGTGCTGCTCGGCGTTTCCGTAGACGAGAATCCGTCTGAACTGCAGGCCATGGTGGCCCGTGCGGGCTTCAATTATCCCGTTTTCAGAGCCAAGCAGGATCTGCCCCCCGTCTTCAATATCTCCTCCATCCCCCGCCTGCTTATCTACGACACCAGAGGCGCTCTGGTTGTGGACCATGTGGGCGTGGCCGATCAGGCGGCTTTGTCCGCCAAGGTTGATGAACTGAAGAGGAACAACTAG
- the cysS gene encoding cysteine--tRNA ligase translates to MQLYNTLTRKKEEFVPAVPGKVNMYVCGITAYDLCHIGHARSAVVFDVLVRYLRSKGLDVTFARNFTDVDDKIIVRANQEGISSTEVAEKYIRTFYEDMDRLNVLRADIEPRCTEHIGEMIALCEDLIAKGKAYATASGDVYFRVRAFPEYGKLSGRDVDEMRSGARVAPGEEKEDPLDFALWKSAKPGEPHWQSPWGAGRPGWHIECSAMSEKHMPLPLDIHGGGLDLIFPHHENEIAQTEAATDKHMARYWVHNGFVQVDSEKMSKSLGNFKTIRDILERYLPETLRFFLLTKHYRSPIDFSFDVMEEAEKNLKRIYETKALLHEELARDKWTGAELPAEMTEEFDQHVTAWHAAMEDDMNTAGALGHVFGLVRLLNRVAEDKNLRKCQGASALFQKALDEFASWNTVLGLFGTDARAFLDELKLCRAARKGIVPSHVEDLIQQRQEARKAKDFALSDTLRDKLAALGVDVRDTPAGPAWDVL, encoded by the coding sequence ATGCAACTCTACAATACCCTTACCCGCAAAAAAGAGGAATTTGTTCCCGCCGTACCCGGCAAAGTGAACATGTACGTGTGCGGCATAACCGCATACGACCTCTGCCATATAGGTCACGCCCGTTCCGCCGTGGTTTTTGACGTTCTGGTCCGCTACCTGCGCAGCAAGGGGCTGGACGTGACCTTTGCCCGCAATTTCACGGACGTGGACGACAAGATTATCGTCCGCGCCAATCAGGAAGGCATTTCCAGCACGGAGGTGGCGGAAAAGTACATACGCACCTTCTATGAAGACATGGACAGGCTGAATGTGCTGCGGGCGGACATAGAACCCAGATGCACAGAGCATATAGGCGAGATGATTGCCCTGTGCGAGGACCTGATTGCCAAGGGCAAGGCCTATGCCACCGCTTCCGGAGACGTGTACTTTCGTGTGCGCGCCTTCCCGGAATACGGCAAGCTTTCCGGTCGGGATGTTGACGAAATGCGTTCCGGCGCGAGGGTTGCCCCCGGCGAGGAAAAGGAAGACCCGCTGGATTTTGCGCTGTGGAAAAGCGCCAAGCCGGGCGAGCCGCACTGGCAAAGCCCGTGGGGTGCGGGACGTCCCGGATGGCATATTGAATGCTCTGCCATGAGCGAAAAGCACATGCCGCTGCCGCTTGATATTCATGGAGGCGGTCTGGACCTTATCTTCCCGCACCACGAAAATGAAATCGCCCAGACGGAAGCGGCAACGGACAAGCACATGGCCCGCTACTGGGTGCACAACGGGTTTGTGCAGGTGGATTCGGAAAAGATGTCCAAGTCGCTCGGCAACTTTAAAACCATACGCGACATTCTTGAGCGATACCTTCCTGAAACGCTTCGGTTTTTCCTTCTCACAAAGCACTACCGCAGTCCCATCGACTTCAGCTTTGACGTGATGGAGGAGGCAGAGAAGAATCTCAAGCGCATCTATGAAACCAAGGCCCTGCTGCACGAGGAACTGGCCCGCGACAAGTGGACCGGTGCGGAACTGCCCGCCGAAATGACGGAGGAGTTTGACCAGCATGTGACCGCATGGCATGCCGCCATGGAAGACGATATGAATACCGCCGGTGCACTGGGCCATGTATTCGGACTGGTCAGACTGCTGAATCGTGTGGCCGAGGACAAGAACCTGCGCAAGTGTCAGGGAGCGAGTGCTCTTTTCCAGAAAGCTCTGGATGAATTTGCATCGTGGAATACCGTGCTCGGTCTGTTCGGAACGGACGCGCGCGCCTTTCTTGATGAACTGAAGCTGTGCAGGGCTGCCCGCAAAGGCATTGTTCCTTCCCATGTGGAAGACCTGATACAGCAGCGGCAGGAAGCCCGGAAGGCAAAGGACTTTGCCCTTTCTGACACCCTGCGTGATAAACTGGCCGCTCTGGGTGTGGACGTGCGGGATACTCCCGCCGGTCCCGCATGGGATGTGCTGTAG
- the ispE gene encoding 4-(cytidine 5'-diphospho)-2-C-methyl-D-erythritol kinase codes for MSSTSQHPPVILTAGCKINLSLHIIGVRPDGYHELDTLFHPLPFPCDRLEIAPATAGAGLVLECDRADLCTEDNILHKTWRLFAEMTGHAPDLQVRLFKGIPDGAGLGGGSSDAAVFLDYLNRHATNGMNEASTSGPAALSEQQMAMLAARIGADVPFFLRNVPARATGIGEKLTPHPVNLSGFTLLLACPPERVSTPWAYGAWDRQNPGKILPAGEAERLTYSAHTFTRPFSRALWLFNSFESVVFAAFPKLRAYKESLIRHGAAVALMSGSGASLFGLYREMEKAMQAAALLEKEGVRTYIHHL; via the coding sequence ATGTCATCAACATCACAGCACCCCCCGGTCATTCTCACGGCCGGATGCAAGATAAATCTCTCCCTCCACATCATAGGGGTTCGCCCGGACGGCTACCACGAGCTCGATACGTTGTTCCACCCCCTGCCCTTTCCCTGCGACAGGCTGGAAATTGCGCCTGCAACGGCAGGGGCTGGCCTTGTACTGGAATGTGACCGGGCCGATCTGTGCACGGAGGACAACATTCTGCACAAAACGTGGCGGCTGTTTGCCGAGATGACCGGGCATGCCCCGGACCTGCAGGTGCGGCTGTTCAAAGGCATTCCGGACGGAGCGGGTCTGGGGGGAGGCAGCTCTGATGCAGCGGTGTTTCTCGACTATTTGAACCGGCATGCGACGAACGGTATGAACGAAGCATCCACCTCCGGCCCTGCAGCGTTATCTGAGCAACAGATGGCAATGCTTGCGGCGCGCATCGGGGCGGATGTGCCTTTTTTTCTGCGCAATGTTCCGGCACGGGCAACCGGCATTGGCGAAAAGCTGACTCCACACCCCGTGAACCTGAGCGGGTTCACCCTGCTTCTGGCCTGTCCGCCTGAACGTGTTTCCACACCATGGGCATATGGCGCGTGGGATAGGCAGAATCCCGGAAAAATCCTTCCCGCAGGCGAAGCGGAGCGGTTGACATATTCCGCCCATACGTTTACAAGGCCCTTCTCTCGTGCCTTGTGGCTTTTTAACAGCTTTGAGTCGGTGGTATTTGCAGCCTTTCCGAAGCTGCGGGCGTATAAGGAATCACTCATCAGGCATGGTGCCGCCGTTGCGTTGATGAGTGGAAGTGGCGCAAGCCTCTTCGGCCTGTACAGAGAGATGGAAAAGGCAATGCAGGCCGCAGCACTTCTGGAAAAAGAAGGCGTGCGGACCTACATCCACCACCTGTAG
- the hslV gene encoding ATP-dependent protease subunit HslV encodes MQLRGTTILAVKDANGVSMAGDGQVTLGQSIVMKHTARKVRRIYRDRIIAGFAGATADAFTLFERFEAKLEEFAGNLLRASVEMAKDWRKDKYLRRLEAMLIVADAEHILIVSGTGDVIEPDDGLAAIGSGGAYALSAARALSRNTELSAEDICRKSMEIAGEICVFTNANLTVETISR; translated from the coding sequence ATGCAACTCAGGGGAACCACGATTCTTGCGGTGAAGGACGCCAACGGAGTGTCCATGGCGGGTGACGGGCAGGTAACGCTTGGCCAGAGCATTGTCATGAAGCACACCGCCCGCAAGGTGCGACGTATCTACAGGGACCGCATTATCGCGGGTTTTGCCGGAGCAACGGCCGATGCCTTTACCCTGTTTGAACGGTTTGAGGCCAAGCTGGAAGAGTTTGCGGGCAATCTTTTGCGTGCCAGTGTGGAGATGGCCAAGGACTGGCGCAAGGATAAATACCTGCGCAGGCTTGAAGCCATGCTCATTGTGGCGGACGCGGAGCACATTCTGATTGTCAGCGGCACGGGGGATGTCATTGAGCCGGATGACGGCCTTGCCGCCATAGGCAGCGGCGGTGCGTATGCTCTTTCCGCCGCGCGTGCCCTTTCCCGCAACACGGAGCTTTCGGCTGAAGATATCTGCCGCAAGTCCATGGAGATCGCAGGAGAAATATGCGTTTTCACCAACGCCAATCTCACGGTGGAAACCATTTCCCGGTAG
- a CDS encoding sigma-70 family RNA polymerase sigma factor: MTKSKNSQKKDILPEHEETEVEVLDGPEEDEDESLELDEDFIDLDDDVTIDLESSLAPVPFALSPDKASSKDSLHLYLREISKFPLLKPDEEFQLARKVLDEGDQDAAFRLVSSHLRLVVKIAMDFQRRWMQNVLDLVQEGNVGLMRAVHKFDPEKGIKFSYYASFWIKAYILKFIMDNWRLVKIGTTQAQRKLFYNLNKERQRLISQGFSPDSAMLSEKLNVSEEQIVEMEQRLNSNDMSLDIPVGDEGSTATRMDFLPALGPGVEDVLANNELSTMLREHLKTIEPLLNDKELEILHGRLLSEDPVTLREIGEKYDITRERVRQIEARLLQKIRDHLFREIKDFSKEWINR, encoded by the coding sequence ATGACCAAATCCAAGAATTCCCAGAAAAAAGATATACTCCCGGAACACGAAGAAACCGAGGTTGAGGTACTGGACGGCCCTGAAGAGGATGAGGACGAATCGCTGGAGCTTGACGAGGATTTCATCGACCTGGACGATGACGTAACCATCGACCTGGAAAGCTCACTCGCCCCTGTTCCGTTCGCACTCTCGCCGGACAAGGCTTCTTCCAAGGACTCGCTGCACCTGTACCTGCGTGAAATCAGCAAATTTCCGCTGCTCAAGCCGGACGAGGAGTTTCAGCTTGCACGCAAGGTTCTGGACGAAGGTGATCAGGACGCCGCCTTCCGTCTTGTCTCTTCGCATCTGCGTCTTGTCGTAAAAATAGCCATGGATTTCCAACGCCGCTGGATGCAGAACGTGCTTGACCTGGTGCAGGAAGGCAACGTGGGACTTATGCGCGCAGTGCACAAGTTCGATCCCGAAAAGGGCATTAAATTTTCCTACTATGCCTCCTTCTGGATAAAGGCCTATATCCTTAAATTCATCATGGACAACTGGCGGCTGGTGAAGATAGGCACCACGCAGGCTCAGCGCAAACTGTTCTACAACCTGAACAAAGAGCGCCAGAGGCTTATTTCGCAGGGCTTTTCGCCCGATTCGGCCATGCTTTCTGAAAAGCTGAACGTTTCTGAAGAGCAGATCGTGGAAATGGAGCAGCGGCTGAACAGCAACGACATGTCGCTGGACATTCCTGTGGGCGACGAAGGCTCTACGGCTACCCGTATGGACTTTCTGCCCGCTCTTGGGCCCGGAGTGGAAGATGTGCTTGCCAACAACGAATTAAGCACTATGCTCAGGGAACACCTCAAGACCATTGAGCCCTTGCTCAATGACAAGGAATTGGAAATACTGCACGGGCGGCTGCTCTCTGAAGACCCCGTCACGCTCCGGGAAATTGGCGAGAAATATGACATTACGAGGGAGCGGGTCCGACAGATTGAGGCCCGCCTGCTCCAGAAAATCCGGGACCACCTGTTCCGGGAGATTAAGGATTTTTCCAAGGAATGGATCAACCGTTAA